One region of Candidatus Bathyarchaeia archaeon genomic DNA includes:
- a CDS encoding glycosyltransferase has protein sequence MEVSVIIPAYNEEVNIKRAISEVDEVLSREGVSYEIIVVDDGSNDATYSLALGTTAKVIRHKVNQGKGAAVRTGIEASVGKIIVIQDADLTIPARFISTLLRRIKQEGYDIANASRLKGDIAVGAMPRYRKVGNILYAKITSLLTHQHLTDTLSGQKAFKREVFIGWRLKTAGWPDFEIIFKTWAMGFKTCEVPVSYLPRKGKSKLKTASAALWFLLQILRWYLWALSYRCGLLKPLTQDSNQLWDKEVRAHYDKLAPIYDRRKDTAYYRKVEEIVREHIPMWKFVLDVGCGSGKLLRDIFEVGVGVDLSSGLIRAAHSLSKRHDFIVADAKHLPFKSAVFSGVTCVDMLEHVSDLEVAVMEISRVTAQGGTLVITSPNPSYSPLFHLLELLKLKLPEGPHKWVEDQLIRKLLVKEGFSCETFSTCYGIIHGIIGVKQPSYNIEKS, from the coding sequence GTGGAAGTATCCGTAATAATACCGGCATATAACGAGGAAGTGAACATCAAGAGAGCGATCAGTGAGGTTGATGAAGTTCTTAGCAGGGAAGGAGTCTCATATGAGATTATCGTGGTCGATGACGGCTCGAACGACGCTACCTACAGTTTAGCTTTGGGGACAACGGCTAAGGTTATTAGGCATAAGGTCAATCAAGGTAAGGGCGCAGCGGTCAGGACGGGTATAGAGGCTAGTGTAGGAAAGATAATAGTTATCCAAGATGCAGACCTTACCATCCCCGCCCGCTTTATATCAACCCTACTACGAAGAATCAAGCAAGAGGGGTATGACATAGCGAACGCCTCTAGGCTGAAAGGAGATATTGCTGTTGGAGCTATGCCTCGCTACAGGAAAGTAGGTAATATTCTATACGCAAAGATTACCAGTCTTTTAACACACCAACACCTCACGGACACTTTATCAGGACAGAAAGCATTCAAGAGAGAAGTATTCATAGGGTGGAGACTTAAGACAGCTGGGTGGCCAGATTTTGAGATCATATTCAAAACTTGGGCTATGGGATTCAAGACATGCGAAGTTCCAGTCTCCTACCTTCCCCGAAAGGGAAAGTCGAAGCTGAAAACAGCCTCGGCGGCTTTGTGGTTCTTACTCCAAATTTTGAGATGGTATCTTTGGGCGCTTTCATACAGGTGTGGTCTCTTAAAACCTCTCACACAAGACTCTAACCAGCTATGGGATAAGGAGGTGCGAGCACATTATGATAAGCTTGCGCCGATTTATGACAGACGAAAAGATACAGCATATTATAGGAAAGTTGAGGAGATAGTTAGAGAACACATCCCCATGTGGAAGTTCGTCTTAGATGTTGGTTGCGGCTCTGGTAAGCTGCTGAGAGACATCTTCGAGGTTGGCGTCGGAGTAGACCTCTCCTCTGGGCTTATTAGGGCGGCACATAGTCTATCTAAACGGCATGATTTCATAGTTGCCGATGCTAAGCATCTGCCATTTAAGAGCGCTGTCTTCTCAGGTGTCACATGTGTAGACATGTTAGAACATGTCAGCGACTTGGAGGTTGCGGTGATGGAGATCTCCAGAGTAACGGCGCAGGGTGGAACTCTGGTTATAACAAGCCCTAATCCTTCCTATTCGCCCCTTTTCCACCTTCTAGAATTACTCAAACTGAAACTACCGGAGGGGCCTCACAAATGGGTGGAGGACCAGTTGATCCGTAAATTACTGGTTAAGGAGGGATTCAGCTGTGAAACCTTCAGTACCTGCTATGGGATAATTCATGGCATTATTGGTGTTAAGCAGCCAAGTTATAACATAGAGAAATCCTGA